A window of the Haloarcula litorea genome harbors these coding sequences:
- a CDS encoding SRPBCC family protein, translating into MTVRVERTMTVSAPPERVWEFIADPDNRARPISVVEDWETNDDHEGTWQLSLPIPIVDRTITVETRDVERREPEYVRFVGRSKVMQVQGEHELEPTDGGGTRLVNRFVVDGKLPGVERFFKRNLDDEMDNLEAALRDHLEVEA; encoded by the coding sequence ATGACTGTACGGGTCGAGCGGACGATGACCGTGTCGGCACCGCCCGAGCGAGTCTGGGAGTTCATCGCCGACCCCGACAACCGCGCCCGTCCCATCAGCGTCGTCGAGGACTGGGAGACGAACGACGACCACGAGGGGACCTGGCAGCTCTCGCTGCCCATCCCCATCGTCGACCGGACCATCACCGTCGAGACCAGAGACGTCGAGCGCCGGGAGCCGGAGTACGTCCGGTTCGTCGGCCGGTCGAAGGTGATGCAGGTCCAGGGGGAACACGAACTCGAACCGACCGATGGCGGCGGGACTCGACTGGTCAACCGCTTCGTCGTCGACGGGAAGCTCCCCGGCGTCGAGCGGTTCTTCAAGCGGAACCTCGACGACGAGATGGACAACCTCGAAGCAGCTCTCCGGGATCACCTCGAAGTCGAAGCATGA
- a CDS encoding aldehyde dehydrogenase family protein produces the protein MALQQPDVFGHYIGGEWTDGDGTATFESVDPATGETLATVSRGTPEDVQRAVSAAEAAQEEWQALSYIDRAEYLWDVYHELRDRTDELGEVVTRECGKEISEGRADVVEAYHMVELAASNARRPHGDVVPSEVASKDAYMRRSPSGVVGCITPWNFPVAIPYWHMAISLVEGNTVVWKPAEQTPWCGQIVAEMFADAGIPDGVFNLVQGYGDAGNAVVEDDRVDTVLFTGSAEVGHRVDEKIGGRPGRNACCEMGGKNSVVVTGEADMDIALHSAVMSSFKTTGQRCVSSERLIVHTDVYEEFKSEFVDLAERVAVGDPLSEETFMGPLADADQVEKFGRYNEMVRGSDDATVLVDREDLDAEEIPDGADDGYWVGPFVYEVDADTDLAPFYEEVFGPHVALVEYEGDVERAVEIQNDTDYGLAGAIVSDDYRELNYYRDHAELGLAYANLPCIGAEVQLPFGGVKQSGSGPPHAREVIEAVTERTAWTLNNSRDIEMAQGLSADIKTGDD, from the coding sequence ATGGCGCTCCAACAGCCCGACGTGTTCGGACACTACATCGGCGGCGAGTGGACCGACGGCGACGGGACGGCGACGTTCGAGTCGGTCGACCCCGCGACCGGCGAGACCCTCGCCACGGTCAGTCGCGGCACACCCGAGGACGTACAGCGGGCGGTCTCGGCCGCCGAGGCGGCACAGGAGGAGTGGCAGGCCCTCTCGTACATCGACCGCGCGGAGTACCTCTGGGACGTCTACCACGAGCTCCGCGATCGGACCGACGAGCTCGGCGAGGTCGTCACCCGCGAGTGCGGCAAGGAGATCTCCGAGGGGCGGGCCGACGTGGTCGAGGCCTACCACATGGTCGAACTCGCGGCGAGCAACGCCCGCCGGCCACACGGCGACGTGGTCCCCTCCGAGGTGGCAAGCAAGGACGCCTACATGCGGCGCAGCCCCAGCGGCGTCGTCGGCTGTATCACGCCCTGGAACTTCCCGGTGGCCATCCCCTACTGGCACATGGCGATCTCGCTGGTCGAGGGCAACACCGTCGTCTGGAAGCCCGCCGAGCAGACGCCGTGGTGCGGGCAGATCGTCGCGGAGATGTTCGCGGACGCCGGGATCCCCGACGGCGTGTTCAACCTCGTGCAGGGGTACGGCGACGCCGGCAACGCCGTCGTCGAGGACGACCGAGTCGACACGGTGCTGTTCACCGGCAGCGCCGAGGTCGGCCACCGCGTCGACGAGAAGATCGGCGGCCGCCCCGGCCGGAACGCCTGCTGTGAGATGGGCGGGAAGAACAGCGTCGTCGTCACGGGCGAGGCCGATATGGATATTGCCCTCCACTCGGCGGTGATGTCGAGCTTCAAGACGACCGGCCAGCGGTGCGTCTCCTCCGAGCGGCTGATCGTCCACACGGACGTCTACGAGGAGTTCAAGTCGGAGTTCGTCGACCTCGCCGAACGCGTCGCGGTCGGGGACCCGCTCTCCGAGGAGACGTTTATGGGGCCGCTGGCCGACGCCGACCAGGTCGAGAAGTTCGGCCGCTACAACGAGATGGTCCGGGGGTCCGACGACGCGACGGTCCTGGTCGACCGGGAGGACCTCGACGCCGAGGAGATCCCCGACGGGGCCGACGACGGCTACTGGGTCGGCCCGTTCGTCTACGAGGTCGACGCCGACACCGACCTCGCGCCGTTCTACGAGGAGGTGTTCGGGCCACACGTCGCGCTGGTCGAGTACGAGGGCGACGTCGAGCGCGCCGTCGAGATCCAGAACGACACGGACTACGGCCTCGCGGGCGCGATCGTCTCCGACGACTACCGGGAGCTGAACTACTACCGCGACCACGCCGAACTGGGCCTGGCCTACGCGAACCTCCCGTGTATCGGGGCCGAGGTCCAACTGCCGTTCGGCGGCGTCAAGCAGTCCGGCAGCGGCCCGCCCCACGCCCGCGAGGTCATCGAGGCGGTGACGGAGCGGACAGCGTGGACGCTCAACAACAGTCGCGACATCGAGATGGCCCAGGGGCTCTCTGCGGACATCAAGACCGGCGACGACTGA
- a CDS encoding carbon-nitrogen family hydrolase — protein sequence MRLSLAQIEVRPADVAGNVDRAVDAVERASADGADLVVLPELFTVGYFAFESYARNAEPLDGESLTGLRETAAAEGVGVLAGSIVEDLAASADAGEPVPAEDGLANTAVFFDRDGERRAVYRKHHLFGYGSAESELLVPGERVPTVEFEGFTIGITTCYDLRFPELYRGLVDRGVTLALVPSAWPYPRVEHWRLFPRTRAVENLLYVAAANGVGTFEDDELLGRSTVYDPWGTALASSGDEPALVTAEVDPARVASVREEFPALEDRRTR from the coding sequence ATGAGGCTCTCGCTCGCACAGATCGAGGTCCGGCCCGCCGACGTGGCGGGCAACGTCGACCGGGCCGTCGACGCCGTCGAGCGGGCGAGCGCCGACGGGGCGGACCTCGTCGTCCTCCCGGAGCTGTTCACCGTCGGCTACTTCGCGTTCGAGAGCTACGCGCGCAACGCCGAGCCGCTGGACGGCGAGTCGCTGACCGGTCTGCGGGAGACGGCCGCCGCCGAGGGCGTGGGCGTGCTCGCCGGCAGTATCGTCGAGGACCTGGCCGCCAGCGCCGACGCGGGCGAGCCGGTCCCGGCCGAGGACGGCCTGGCCAACACCGCGGTGTTCTTCGACCGCGACGGCGAGCGCCGGGCGGTCTACCGCAAACACCACCTGTTCGGCTACGGCTCCGCCGAGTCCGAGCTCCTCGTGCCGGGCGAGCGCGTCCCCACCGTCGAGTTCGAAGGGTTCACGATCGGGATCACCACCTGCTACGACCTTCGCTTCCCGGAGCTGTACCGCGGTCTGGTCGACCGCGGGGTGACGCTGGCGCTCGTGCCCAGCGCGTGGCCCTACCCCCGCGTCGAGCACTGGCGGCTGTTCCCGCGGACGCGGGCGGTCGAGAACCTCCTCTACGTCGCCGCGGCCAACGGCGTCGGGACGTTCGAGGACGACGAACTGCTGGGCCGGTCGACGGTGTACGATCCCTGGGGGACGGCGCTGGCCAGCTCGGGCGACGAACCGGCGCTGGTGACGGCCGAAGTCGACCCCGCCCGGGTCGCCTCGGTCCGCGAGGAGTTCCCCGCGCTGGAGGACCGTCGAACCCGATAA
- a CDS encoding DUF4349 domain-containing protein, protein MSTTTRVLAVATLLLLAGCAGMGSNAGGGGDGAQLSAGAADGGGARQQSADQAGDGGDGGGTAQADVAAQQRSIIKRGHMVVEVENFSDSRAALAGQTRQYGGFVAGSSQRLHRTGNTTWTTGYVVLRVPSEDYGELQDDVADEGTVLSEETETEDVTDQLVDLEARLENLRERRSRLRTFYEEANGTEELLRIEEELSEVQGQIERLQAQKRSLERKVAYSTLRVELREPDPGPDQIRTQYHEQSLTAVFLGSVTDVYIFGRSALVTLVAAAPWLGVLAVPAYGLRRLLSGRSLPLVGSDGDAEVNDAQAEAATDADAESEDAEVDDEPVDGDT, encoded by the coding sequence ATGTCCACCACGACCAGAGTCCTGGCGGTCGCGACGTTGCTGTTGCTGGCTGGGTGTGCCGGGATGGGAAGCAACGCGGGCGGTGGCGGCGACGGCGCACAGTTGTCGGCCGGCGCGGCCGACGGCGGCGGGGCGCGACAGCAGTCGGCCGATCAGGCGGGTGACGGCGGGGACGGGGGCGGCACGGCCCAGGCCGACGTCGCCGCACAGCAGCGGTCGATCATCAAGCGGGGTCACATGGTCGTCGAAGTCGAGAACTTCTCGGACAGCCGGGCCGCGCTGGCGGGGCAGACGCGGCAGTACGGCGGCTTCGTCGCCGGGTCGAGCCAGCGGCTCCACCGCACCGGGAACACGACCTGGACCACCGGCTACGTCGTCCTCCGGGTGCCCAGCGAGGACTACGGCGAACTCCAGGACGACGTGGCCGACGAGGGCACCGTCCTGAGCGAGGAGACCGAGACCGAGGACGTGACCGACCAACTCGTCGACCTGGAGGCCCGCCTGGAGAACCTCCGGGAGCGCCGGAGCAGGCTCCGGACCTTCTACGAGGAGGCCAACGGGACCGAGGAACTGCTCCGGATCGAGGAGGAGCTCTCGGAGGTCCAGGGACAGATCGAGCGACTGCAGGCCCAGAAACGCTCGCTCGAACGGAAGGTGGCGTACTCGACGCTGCGCGTGGAGCTTCGGGAACCGGACCCCGGACCCGATCAGATCCGCACCCAGTACCACGAGCAGTCGCTGACGGCGGTGTTCCTGGGCTCGGTCACCGACGTGTACATCTTCGGGCGGTCGGCGCTGGTGACGCTGGTCGCCGCCGCGCCGTGGCTCGGCGTGCTCGCCGTCCCGGCCTACGGGCTCCGGCGACTCCTCTCGGGTCGCTCGCTTCCGCTGGTCGGTAGCGACGGCGACGCCGAGGTGAACGACGCACAGGCGGAGGCGGCGACCGACGCCGACGCGGAGAGCGAGGACGCCGAGGTGGACGACGAGCCGGTCGACGGCGACACCTGA
- a CDS encoding CDC48 family AAA ATPase yields the protein MSGASDDGIELTVEGAHKRDAGRGIARLPESARSELGVLSGSPVIVEGDRMTVVKVWPGDDDPGVVRIDSDTRANAGVNIGDTVRVRAGSVDGAASVTLRPAEQLPGTEDYEHLVRTRLVDQLVQPGERTHIDGLGTFLVEATDPDGPVRISSDTDVTVRPRREGGSGTGSESAAGGGSVSTNPQTGETETGVSYEDIGGLDEELDRIREMIELPLAEPEEFRRLGIDPPSGVLLFGPPGTGKTLIARAVANEVDAHFDTISGPEIMSKYKGESEERLREAFDEAERNAPAILFVDEIDSIAGSRDEDADMENRVVAQLLTLMDGLEDRGRVVVIGATNRVDAVDPALRRGGRFDREIEIGVPDEGGRREILDVHTRDMPIADDVDLDRLAAQTHGFVGADLASLTTEAAMSALRADREDAEVAGSDFDTALATVEPSAMREYVAESPTVTFDDVGGLGEVKQTLTESIEWPLAYGDLFAATNTDPPSGILLYGPPGTGKTLLARAVAGESDVNFIHVAGPEIMDRYVGESEEAVRELFERARQTAPSIIFLDEIDAIAGQRGAGGNEVTERVVSQLLAELDGITENPNVIVLAATNRRGAIDDALLRPGRLEQHVEVPDPDEDARAEIIAVHSEGKPLDDDVDLDALAAETEGLSGAEIEAVVREASMLAIREAADEMGPEEASERADEVTIGAEQFERALRRERER from the coding sequence ATGAGCGGGGCCAGCGACGACGGGATCGAACTGACGGTCGAGGGCGCGCACAAGCGCGACGCGGGGCGGGGCATCGCGCGCCTGCCCGAGTCCGCCCGCAGCGAGCTGGGGGTGCTCTCGGGCTCGCCGGTCATCGTCGAGGGCGACCGGATGACCGTGGTGAAGGTCTGGCCGGGCGACGACGATCCCGGCGTCGTCCGCATCGACTCGGACACGCGGGCCAACGCGGGCGTCAACATCGGCGACACGGTGCGGGTGCGAGCGGGCTCGGTCGACGGGGCGGCGTCGGTGACGCTCCGGCCGGCGGAGCAACTGCCCGGCACCGAGGACTACGAGCACCTGGTCCGGACCCGGCTGGTCGACCAGCTCGTCCAGCCCGGCGAGCGGACCCACATCGACGGGCTGGGGACGTTCCTCGTGGAGGCGACCGACCCCGACGGCCCGGTCCGGATCTCGAGCGACACCGACGTGACCGTCCGGCCGCGGCGTGAGGGCGGGTCGGGAACGGGGTCGGAGAGCGCTGCCGGCGGCGGCAGCGTTTCGACGAACCCACAGACCGGCGAGACCGAAACCGGCGTCAGCTACGAGGACATCGGCGGGCTGGACGAGGAACTGGACCGCATCCGCGAGATGATCGAGCTGCCGCTGGCCGAGCCCGAGGAGTTCCGCCGGCTGGGGATCGACCCGCCCAGCGGCGTCCTCCTCTTCGGCCCGCCGGGCACCGGCAAGACGCTCATCGCCCGCGCCGTCGCCAACGAGGTCGACGCCCACTTCGACACCATCTCCGGGCCGGAGATCATGTCGAAGTACAAGGGCGAGAGCGAGGAGCGCCTGCGGGAGGCGTTCGACGAGGCCGAGCGGAACGCCCCGGCGATCCTGTTCGTCGACGAGATCGACTCCATCGCCGGGTCCCGCGACGAGGACGCCGACATGGAGAACCGCGTCGTCGCCCAGCTCCTGACGCTGATGGACGGCCTCGAGGACAGGGGCCGGGTGGTCGTCATCGGCGCGACCAACCGCGTCGACGCCGTCGACCCCGCGTTGCGCCGGGGCGGTCGCTTCGATCGCGAGATCGAGATCGGGGTCCCCGACGAGGGCGGCCGGCGGGAGATCCTCGACGTCCACACGCGGGACATGCCGATCGCCGACGACGTGGACCTGGACCGGCTCGCCGCACAGACCCACGGCTTCGTCGGGGCGGACCTGGCGTCGCTGACGACGGAGGCGGCGATGTCGGCGCTCCGGGCCGACCGCGAGGACGCCGAGGTCGCCGGGTCGGACTTCGACACGGCGCTGGCGACGGTCGAACCCAGCGCGATGCGGGAGTACGTCGCCGAGTCGCCGACGGTCACGTTCGACGACGTGGGCGGGCTCGGCGAGGTCAAGCAGACGCTGACCGAGAGCATCGAGTGGCCGCTGGCCTACGGCGACCTGTTCGCGGCGACGAACACCGACCCACCCAGCGGCATCCTGCTGTACGGTCCCCCGGGGACCGGGAAGACGCTGCTGGCGCGGGCCGTCGCCGGCGAGAGCGACGTGAACTTCATCCACGTCGCCGGCCCCGAGATCATGGACCGCTACGTCGGCGAGAGCGAGGAGGCCGTCAGGGAGCTGTTCGAGCGCGCCCGACAGACCGCGCCGAGCATCATCTTCCTCGACGAGATCGACGCCATCGCCGGCCAGCGCGGCGCGGGCGGCAACGAGGTGACAGAGCGGGTCGTCTCCCAGCTGCTCGCGGAGCTGGACGGGATCACGGAGAACCCGAACGTGATCGTGCTGGCGGCGACGAACCGCCGTGGTGCCATCGACGACGCCTTGTTGCGCCCGGGCCGCCTCGAACAGCATGTCGAGGTGCCGGACCCCGACGAGGACGCTCGCGCGGAGATCATCGCGGTCCACAGCGAGGGCAAGCCCCTCGACGACGACGTCGACCTCGACGCGCTCGCGGCGGAGACGGAGGGCCTCTCGGGGGCGGAGATCGAGGCCGTGGTCCGCGAGGCGTCGATGCTGGCCATCCGCGAGGCCGCCGACGAGATGGGTCCCGAGGAGGCCAGCGAGCGGGCCGACGAAGTGACCATCGGAGCCGAGCAGTTCGAGCGCGCACTCCGCCGGGAGCGCGAGCGCTGA